In the genome of Rhodoferax sp. BAB1, one region contains:
- a CDS encoding ImmA/IrrE family metallo-endopeptidase, producing MSVHAEFCPAWASPPGETVREIAQRKGLKQAVVASALDVAEIELPRALDGDWPIDAERAEKLAAQIGGTPRFWLAREAQYRQALKSIHDDTRAWVSGLPFADMAKFGWIDAASTFADKLRHAFAFFGVSSVDEWREAWLSERGGLTAYRTSPVFTTQAAAAAAWLRQGELAASHIRTALWSRTDFERLLPDLRPLTRIHRPSEFLQQLQQKCAACGVAVVIVRAPKGCPASGATRVRNGQAVLQLSARYLRDDSFWFTFFHEAGHLVLHEDRLFLEWSEKRHLDEKEELEANDFAGKVLIPPSQEAALRELPHEYKSIMRFARNLSVSPGVVVGQLQHRGLLPREKLNFLKKRYTWG from the coding sequence TTGAGCGTCCACGCTGAATTTTGCCCAGCCTGGGCTTCTCCTCCTGGCGAAACCGTTCGCGAAATCGCCCAGAGGAAGGGCCTGAAACAAGCGGTCGTTGCCAGCGCTCTTGACGTTGCGGAAATCGAGCTTCCTCGGGCGCTCGATGGGGACTGGCCCATCGACGCAGAGCGCGCCGAAAAGCTTGCGGCGCAAATCGGGGGCACTCCTCGGTTTTGGTTGGCACGTGAGGCGCAGTACCGGCAGGCCCTCAAGTCGATTCACGATGACACCCGTGCATGGGTTTCCGGCCTTCCATTCGCCGATATGGCGAAGTTCGGATGGATTGATGCCGCGAGCACTTTCGCAGACAAGCTTCGCCATGCGTTCGCCTTCTTTGGCGTGTCGAGTGTTGATGAATGGCGGGAAGCTTGGCTTTCCGAACGTGGCGGCCTAACGGCATACAGAACGTCCCCCGTTTTCACCACACAAGCGGCAGCGGCTGCAGCGTGGCTCAGACAGGGTGAATTGGCCGCGAGCCATATTCGCACCGCTCTCTGGTCCCGCACGGATTTCGAGCGCCTTTTGCCGGATTTGAGACCGCTCACTAGGATACATAGGCCTTCCGAGTTCCTGCAACAGCTTCAACAAAAGTGCGCAGCCTGCGGCGTGGCCGTTGTCATCGTTCGAGCCCCTAAAGGTTGCCCGGCAAGCGGTGCAACGCGGGTCAGGAACGGACAAGCCGTTCTCCAGCTCAGTGCGCGGTATTTGCGGGATGACAGCTTCTGGTTCACCTTCTTCCACGAGGCGGGTCATCTGGTCCTGCACGAGGATCGTCTGTTCCTAGAATGGTCAGAGAAGCGACATCTCGACGAGAAGGAAGAGCTGGAAGCCAACGACTTCGCGGGGAAGGTCCTGATTCCGCCGTCGCAGGAGGCTGCGTTGCGTGAACTCCCTCATGAATACAAGAGCATCATGCGGTTCGCACGAAATCTCTCGGTGTCGCCGGGTGTTGTGGTTGGCCAGCTTCAGCATCGAGGCCTGTTGCCTCGGGAAAAGCTCAACTTCCTGAAAAAGCGCTACACATGGGGCTGA
- a CDS encoding thymidylate synthase has translation MYLAADSLDDLLFKVYKQILARGTPIQPSKGPAREISGTLLKLSAPRVRLSRSESRGRLFSCLGELLWILAGSNRLDFIQHYIPSYHEFSDDKKTVYGAYGPRLFGESPNDQVPRVIQLLKERRDSRQAVLQLFDRSDTLEPHLDIPCTCTLQFLVRGDRLHMLTSMRSNDAWLGLPHDVFAFTMLQELIARSLGIELGEYKHAVGSLHLYDKVRDKATKFLDEGWHLHRPMPPMPQGDPWAAIKSLVAFEKIVRTGHGNIPNYHEAMDPYWADLATLLMIHKAGFVKNNQLEIKRLRRRIHDDVYLLYIKRRENIASEKDQLSLFNPKTVPTKDSK, from the coding sequence GTGTATCTCGCAGCCGATTCTCTCGATGACCTGCTGTTCAAGGTATACAAGCAAATCCTTGCGCGCGGCACCCCCATACAGCCCTCCAAGGGTCCAGCACGGGAAATCAGTGGCACGCTCCTGAAACTCTCTGCCCCGCGAGTCCGCCTCAGTAGGTCCGAATCGCGAGGTCGCCTGTTTAGTTGTCTGGGCGAACTGCTGTGGATACTCGCCGGCAGCAACCGGCTAGATTTCATCCAGCACTACATCCCGAGCTACCACGAATTCTCCGACGACAAGAAAACCGTCTACGGCGCTTACGGGCCGCGACTGTTCGGCGAGTCTCCAAATGACCAAGTCCCTCGCGTTATCCAGTTGCTGAAGGAAAGGCGCGACTCGAGGCAAGCCGTTCTGCAGCTGTTTGACCGCTCCGACACGCTGGAACCCCACCTCGACATACCGTGCACCTGCACGCTGCAGTTCCTGGTGCGTGGCGATCGGCTGCACATGTTGACGTCCATGCGCTCCAACGACGCTTGGCTCGGTCTGCCCCATGACGTGTTCGCATTTACTATGTTGCAGGAGTTAATCGCCCGATCGTTGGGCATTGAGTTAGGCGAATACAAACACGCAGTCGGTAGTTTGCACCTCTACGACAAGGTTCGTGACAAAGCCACCAAGTTCCTAGACGAGGGTTGGCACCTACATCGCCCAATGCCACCAATGCCACAAGGCGATCCGTGGGCCGCCATAAAGAGTCTCGTCGCCTTCGAGAAGATAGTGCGCACCGGACATGGCAATATACCGAATTACCATGAAGCCATGGATCCCTACTGGGCAGATTTAGCCACCTTGCTGATGATCCACAAGGCAGGCTTCGTCAAAAACAACCAGCTGGAAATAAAGCGTCTGAGACGACGCATCCACGACGACGTCTACTTGCTTTACATCAAGAGGCGCGAAAACATTGCCTCCGAGAAAGATCAGTTGTCGCTCTTCAACCCAAAAACAGTTCCGACTAAGGATTCGAAATGA
- a CDS encoding transmembrane anchor protein gives MFNAQTPNRSEIPSSAQLVNSTILAAVAAVVILFSVVLPAEYGYDPTGFGNVLGLTKMGAIKMQLAAEAQADALKDVQAASKAVAPEPVAVSKAAPSASPVRAAPEPIISGNAEERVIALRPNQGTELKLTMTKGAKVAYAWTVSPGLVNYDMHGDTFGRSTSYKKGRSVDSDSGTLEAAFNGSHGWFWRNRTSSEVTIKLKVNGQFTDVKRVM, from the coding sequence ATGTTTAACGCCCAAACCCCCAACCGCAGTGAGATCCCCTCGTCTGCCCAGCTCGTCAACTCAACCATCCTGGCTGCAGTCGCCGCAGTCGTGATCCTGTTTTCGGTGGTACTGCCCGCTGAGTACGGCTATGACCCGACCGGTTTCGGCAATGTGCTGGGACTGACTAAAATGGGTGCAATCAAGATGCAGCTCGCAGCGGAAGCCCAAGCAGATGCGTTGAAAGACGTTCAAGCAGCAAGCAAGGCAGTTGCACCGGAACCAGTGGCTGTTTCGAAGGCCGCTCCATCGGCATCGCCTGTCAGGGCTGCGCCTGAACCCATCATCTCGGGGAACGCCGAGGAGCGAGTCATCGCATTGCGACCGAACCAGGGCACGGAACTCAAGCTCACGATGACCAAGGGAGCCAAGGTTGCATATGCCTGGACGGTATCTCCTGGCCTCGTCAATTACGACATGCACGGCGATACCTTTGGGCGATCGACCTCTTACAAAAAAGGGCGCTCGGTAGATAGTGACAGCGGCACGCTGGAAGCAGCGTTCAATGGATCCCATGGGTGGTTCTGGAGGAATCGTACGTCCAGCGAGGTCACCATCAAGCTGAAGGTCAACGGCCAATTCACGGACGTCAAGCGTGTGATGTAA
- a CDS encoding RNA polymerase sigma factor, whose product MIDESDAVLVIQARRGERAAFDALVRRHWASVRQAARSFGIPETDVDDIVQDSFIAAWKALDDYDPTRPFRGWLFGIALNKMRDLLRFRKVRQFLFGASDISDDEAAGVPFDGPGPDKLAADRQELKRVTQTLDRLDRPLRDVLVLTGLVGMSQSEAAEALGVSLKTVEGRVIRARKRLKAILQQGHAIQK is encoded by the coding sequence GTGATTGATGAATCGGACGCGGTCCTGGTCATCCAGGCTCGCCGGGGGGAGCGCGCGGCTTTTGACGCGCTGGTCCGCCGACACTGGGCATCGGTAAGGCAGGCTGCTCGAAGCTTCGGAATTCCTGAAACCGACGTGGACGATATCGTCCAAGATTCCTTTATCGCTGCCTGGAAGGCGCTGGACGACTACGACCCTACCCGTCCATTTCGAGGCTGGCTGTTTGGTATAGCACTCAACAAGATGCGCGACCTCCTGCGCTTTCGCAAGGTCCGGCAGTTTCTGTTCGGCGCCTCGGACATCTCCGATGATGAGGCAGCCGGTGTACCGTTTGACGGCCCCGGCCCCGACAAACTCGCCGCGGACCGCCAGGAGCTCAAACGCGTCACCCAAACCCTGGACCGGCTCGATCGGCCCCTGCGCGATGTGCTCGTTCTGACCGGCCTGGTCGGGATGTCTCAGTCCGAAGCGGCCGAAGCCCTGGGGGTGTCACTCAAAACGGTGGAAGGGCGCGTTATCCGTGCCCGCAAGCGCTTGAAGGCAATTCTTCAGCAAGGGCACGCCATCCAAAAATAA
- a CDS encoding CnrY/NccY family anti-sigma factor, which yields MTDDVDKWLANAKAVTATGAQHADVRSIHRKLDADGLGSVLALSRRDMRLIVACAVISAVVTIWASTQFAGKTPRPASATWIANPSPISPFGLLVGG from the coding sequence ATGACAGACGATGTAGACAAATGGCTGGCGAATGCTAAAGCCGTGACGGCTACTGGTGCGCAGCACGCTGATGTGAGAAGCATCCACCGCAAGCTTGATGCGGATGGGTTGGGCTCTGTCCTGGCTCTGAGCCGACGGGATATGCGCCTGATTGTGGCCTGTGCGGTGATTTCCGCGGTCGTGACGATCTGGGCCTCAACGCAATTTGCAGGCAAGACCCCCCGCCCGGCCAGCGCCACCTGGATTGCCAATCCATCTCCTATCTCCCCTTTCGGCCTTCTGGTGGGTGGCTGA
- a CDS encoding periplasmic heavy metal sensor — protein sequence MRNRSRKLILAALAGVCVGLLVFAGIVVGRNTIPEHETDLHEMLHKAVPLDDNEKAVLEAKERAFMARRGEIEAHLRVANAELADAIAKTPQWSPGVESAMRQVEAAAARLQRETLIHVFEMRAGLRPEHRSAYDEVLLESLRRGAP from the coding sequence ATGCGTAACAGATCCAGAAAGCTGATCCTGGCGGCGCTTGCAGGCGTGTGCGTCGGTCTCCTGGTGTTTGCCGGTATCGTCGTCGGCCGTAACACCATTCCCGAGCACGAGACCGACCTGCATGAAATGCTGCACAAAGCTGTGCCGCTGGACGACAACGAAAAGGCCGTGCTAGAAGCCAAGGAACGGGCCTTCATGGCACGGCGTGGGGAGATTGAAGCGCACCTGAGAGTCGCCAATGCGGAGCTGGCTGATGCAATCGCGAAAACCCCACAGTGGTCGCCGGGAGTGGAGAGCGCCATGCGGCAGGTCGAGGCCGCCGCCGCCCGCCTGCAGCGCGAAACGCTGATCCACGTTTTTGAAATGCGCGCCGGCCTCAGGCCCGAGCATCGATCCGCCTATGACGAAGTTTTGCTCGAATCATTGCGGCGTGGAGCACCGTGA
- a CDS encoding TolC family protein, whose product MVSEKFLPRGRLGLLALLCVPALGIAQEAPPFPILLQQAITTAPIQLEQSANIAALRSDAAQARAWMNPRIDAIAENLSAPSPDGTSQRQNTYSVSQPLELFGKRQARLDMADRNLDLATMRGRQVRVVFAAELAEAYAIAEAGLLRSVLASEELQRANDDLRATVALVNAGREANLRAAQARASVASALAAERAARADAAQALEALTALSGSQITFTGLGGTLLDAPRTPSQSNATDESPAVLAARAERDALRAQVEVERKRTLPEVSVMAGTRRYGFSDATGYQLGLSFSVPLFDRNTHGIDASEQRVTAAEARLDNARLLAQAQRRSAIVQVEAADLRLAAANEGLNAAMEAYRLGRIGYEAGRTSLVELLATRRSLSDANLVTIEARLARVRAIALLAQSEGRLAFSGEQTK is encoded by the coding sequence ATCGTTTCCGAAAAATTCCTCCCCAGAGGGCGGCTAGGCCTTCTTGCGCTTCTATGCGTCCCTGCCCTGGGCATTGCACAAGAGGCACCACCCTTCCCGATACTGCTGCAACAGGCCATCACCACTGCTCCGATCCAACTGGAGCAAAGCGCGAATATCGCAGCACTGCGTTCGGACGCGGCCCAGGCGCGTGCTTGGATGAACCCGCGCATCGACGCCATCGCCGAGAACCTCTCCGCGCCGTCGCCGGACGGAACCAGCCAACGCCAGAACACGTACTCAGTCAGCCAGCCCTTGGAGCTGTTCGGCAAGCGTCAGGCGCGTCTCGATATGGCCGACCGCAATCTGGACCTAGCCACGATGCGTGGCCGCCAGGTTCGGGTGGTCTTCGCGGCCGAGCTGGCCGAAGCCTATGCCATCGCGGAAGCCGGGCTGTTGCGCAGCGTGCTGGCCTCGGAAGAACTGCAGCGCGCCAATGATGACCTGCGCGCCACGGTCGCACTGGTGAATGCCGGCAGGGAAGCCAATTTGCGTGCGGCACAGGCTCGTGCGAGTGTCGCCTCTGCCCTGGCCGCCGAACGCGCAGCCAGGGCAGACGCAGCGCAGGCCTTGGAGGCGCTGACCGCACTGTCTGGATCGCAAATCACTTTCACAGGCCTGGGAGGTACTCTGCTCGACGCACCGAGGACACCTTCGCAGAGTAACGCCACGGATGAGAGTCCGGCAGTGCTGGCCGCCCGGGCCGAGCGTGACGCGTTGCGCGCCCAAGTGGAGGTGGAGCGCAAGCGCACGCTGCCCGAGGTCAGCGTGATGGCTGGCACTCGCCGCTACGGCTTCTCCGATGCCACCGGCTACCAACTCGGCCTGAGTTTCAGTGTCCCGCTGTTCGACCGCAACACCCATGGGATCGATGCGTCCGAGCAAAGAGTCACCGCGGCCGAAGCCCGCCTGGATAACGCAAGGCTGCTGGCGCAGGCCCAGCGTCGCAGCGCGATCGTACAGGTCGAGGCTGCCGATCTCCGGCTGGCAGCCGCAAACGAAGGCCTGAATGCCGCCATGGAGGCCTATCGCCTGGGTCGTATCGGTTACGAGGCGGGTCGCACTTCGCTCGTCGAGCTCCTCGCGACCCGCCGCTCCCTGTCTGACGCCAATCTCGTGACGATTGAAGCCCGACTCGCGCGTGTCCGCGCTATTGCCCTGCTCGCACAGTCGGAGGGCCGACTTGCTTTCTCTGGAGAACAAACAAAATGA
- a CDS encoding HupE/UreJ family protein, with product MLSFLGRVLGHSLHHPAWQRARRLVPFLFLSLLGSLAWAHGVAEGDKGYIQEISGSNIPAFVYLGAKHMITGYDHLLFLFGVIFFLYRLKDVGLYVSLFALGHSTTMLIGVYFSMAANSYLIDAIIGLSVVYKALDNMGAFQRWFRFQPSTKAATLIFGLFHGFGLATKILEYNISQDGLVTNLLAFNVGVEIGQLLALALILIVMGYWRRRRSFLRHAYSANVVLMAAGFLLFGYQSAGLFLN from the coding sequence ATGCTTTCTTTCTTAGGAAGGGTGCTCGGCCATTCCCTTCACCATCCTGCATGGCAACGAGCTCGCAGGCTTGTCCCGTTTCTCTTCCTGAGTCTTTTGGGTTCCTTAGCCTGGGCGCATGGCGTGGCCGAAGGTGACAAAGGCTACATCCAGGAGATTAGCGGTTCGAACATACCCGCGTTCGTTTATCTTGGTGCCAAGCACATGATCACGGGGTATGACCACCTATTGTTCCTATTCGGAGTCATCTTCTTCCTCTACCGGCTCAAGGACGTTGGTCTCTACGTCAGCCTGTTTGCATTGGGACACTCCACCACGATGCTGATCGGCGTCTATTTCAGCATGGCAGCCAACAGCTACTTGATCGACGCGATCATCGGTCTATCGGTGGTCTACAAAGCGCTCGACAACATGGGGGCATTCCAGCGATGGTTCAGGTTCCAGCCCAGCACGAAAGCTGCAACCCTCATCTTCGGACTCTTCCACGGCTTCGGTCTAGCCACAAAGATTCTGGAATACAACATCTCTCAGGATGGCCTAGTTACGAATCTACTGGCTTTCAACGTGGGCGTGGAAATCGGGCAACTCCTGGCGCTAGCCCTCATCCTGATTGTGATGGGGTACTGGCGCAGGCGCCGCTCCTTCCTCCGTCATGCCTACTCAGCGAACGTCGTCCTGATGGCCGCTGGCTTCCTCCTCTTCGGCTATCAATCCGCCGGCCTTTTTCTGAATTGA
- a CDS encoding efflux RND transporter periplasmic adaptor subunit produces MNELRKSPAWLPIAGTAVFAAVIGFGAAKLLAPKAPPAAQAEQGESNPAEATAGDQIVKIPAQYLAAAQISVEALRSGRVASEVLAPATVVAPPGSEAVIVARAAGILTKIEKRIGDTVRAGEVLAVVESMQAAAMVSDMQVAETRADAARRTFEREKKLFEEGITPRQDMEAAEATLNVTNAEARRAISVARAARVTDGGQAITVVSPITGRITAQRSVLGTSVTPDAELFRVVDTNSVQVEASVTAADTRRIATGDQATIIFRSSVTINARVRSVTPTVTGDARAATVLLVPEGRSKELVIGEGVQVRLHTSAQGSDGFMVPEDAIQRIAGRDAIFVQTAEGFTIVPVLVGVRSNGVAQIISGVKGDELVATRNAFLLKAEMIKLGGDKE; encoded by the coding sequence ATGAACGAACTTCGCAAGTCTCCGGCCTGGTTGCCGATCGCCGGAACAGCCGTGTTTGCCGCAGTCATCGGTTTCGGTGCGGCCAAGCTGTTGGCTCCCAAAGCTCCCCCTGCCGCGCAAGCAGAACAAGGGGAATCGAATCCCGCCGAGGCAACTGCCGGGGACCAGATCGTAAAGATCCCGGCCCAGTACTTGGCTGCTGCCCAGATTTCGGTGGAAGCGCTGCGCTCGGGCAGAGTGGCCTCAGAAGTGCTTGCCCCTGCAACGGTGGTAGCACCTCCCGGTAGCGAGGCCGTTATCGTGGCTCGAGCCGCCGGCATTCTGACAAAGATCGAAAAGCGGATTGGCGATACCGTGCGCGCGGGCGAGGTGCTGGCTGTCGTCGAGAGCATGCAGGCCGCCGCCATGGTGTCCGATATGCAGGTGGCGGAAACCCGTGCCGACGCTGCACGGCGCACCTTCGAGCGCGAGAAGAAGCTTTTCGAGGAAGGCATCACACCGCGGCAGGACATGGAAGCAGCCGAAGCCACACTGAATGTGACCAATGCTGAAGCTCGGCGTGCGATCAGTGTGGCGCGGGCAGCGCGCGTGACTGACGGTGGTCAAGCCATCACCGTCGTCAGCCCGATCACGGGACGGATCACTGCCCAGCGCAGTGTGCTGGGCACGAGTGTGACGCCTGATGCCGAGCTGTTCCGTGTGGTCGATACGAATTCCGTGCAGGTGGAAGCCTCCGTTACCGCCGCCGATACCCGCCGCATCGCAACCGGCGATCAGGCCACCATCATTTTCCGCTCCAGTGTCACTATCAACGCCCGTGTACGTTCCGTGACGCCCACGGTAACCGGTGATGCCCGCGCTGCGACCGTCTTGCTCGTGCCGGAAGGCCGCAGCAAGGAGCTTGTCATTGGTGAAGGCGTGCAGGTACGCCTGCATACGAGCGCGCAGGGCAGTGATGGCTTCATGGTTCCGGAAGATGCTATCCAGCGCATCGCCGGCCGCGACGCCATATTCGTACAGACCGCCGAGGGCTTCACGATCGTTCCCGTGTTGGTTGGTGTACGGAGCAATGGTGTTGCACAGATCATCTCCGGCGTCAAGGGTGACGAGCTGGTCGCCACGCGCAACGCTTTCTTGCTAAAGGCCGAGATGATCAAGCTCGGGGGAGACAAGGAATGA
- a CDS encoding DUF4031 domain-containing protein yields the protein MLNSGPGGGEKQMVYVDDAEVQKHGYAWFHLMADSIQELHEFAVGIGLPARSFHRGALYPHYDVTAGQRRRALRHGAVAISARDAVQIGRRVAQPDRRAALDCSQLCLFS from the coding sequence ATGCTAAATTCGGGTCCTGGGGGGGGAGAAAAACAAATGGTGTACGTTGACGACGCCGAGGTCCAGAAGCACGGTTACGCGTGGTTCCACCTCATGGCAGATAGTATTCAGGAACTGCACGAATTCGCGGTTGGCATCGGTCTGCCCGCGCGCTCCTTTCATCGCGGAGCGCTTTACCCCCACTATGACGTTACTGCTGGCCAACGTCGGCGCGCTCTCCGGCACGGCGCAGTTGCCATTTCCGCTCGAGACGCTGTGCAGATTGGACGGCGTGTCGCGCAGCCGGACCGACGGGCTGCACTCGATTGCTCCCAGCTTTGCCTATTCAGCTGA